A single window of Balaenoptera ricei isolate mBalRic1 chromosome 15, mBalRic1.hap2, whole genome shotgun sequence DNA harbors:
- the LOC132349853 gene encoding cystatin-9-like: FSITTFGPQLLVTQDWDSQEEANDDDQRASKNYFLATVEYGLHVFNLRSQDRNAYRVVRILRSWKEPVDFGIVFSTELQLSRTRCGKFDEDIDNCPFQARPDVNNTITCFFTIITDPWRTKFQLLNNTCSEGSPD, from the exons ttcagCATCACTACATTTG GTCCCCAGCTCCTGGTGACTCAAGACTGGGATTCCCAAGAGGAAGCGAATGATGATGACCAACGAGCCTCAAAGAACTACTTCCTTGCCACTGTGGAGTACGGCTTACACGTATTCAACCTGAGGAGCCAGGACAGGAATGCCTACAGGGTGGTGCGCATCCTGAGGTCATGGAAGGAGCCG GTCGATTTCGGCATCGTGTTCTCCACGGAGCTGCAGCTCAGCCGAACCAGGTGTGGGAAATTTGACGAAGACATTGACAACTGTCCGTTTCAAGCAAGGCCAGACGTGAACAAT ACCATCACCTGCTTCTTTACAATCATCACTGACCCATGGAGAACAAAGTTTCAACTCCTGAACAACACCTGCTCGGAAGGCTCCCCTGACTGA
- the LOC132349375 gene encoding cystatin-9-like yields MLCQQWRCRWAQPCALLLLLLGPQLLVTHGWQPQGEGNGEDQATLELYFPATVEYAVHVFNQRSQDRNAYKVVRILRSWKESVRTQANGIVFSTELQLGRTRCGKFDEDIDNCPFQASPDGNNTITCFFTIDTEPWRTKFQLLNNTCSEGSPD; encoded by the exons ATGCTGTGTCAGCAGTGGAGGTGCAGGTGGGCTCAGCCCTGCGCCCTGCTCCTGCTTCTCTTAGGTCCCCAGCTCCTGGTGACTCATGGCTGGCAACCCCAAGGGGAAGGGAATGGTGAAGACCAAGCAACCTTGGAGCTTTACTTCCCTGCCACCGTGGAGTACGCCGTCCACGTATTCAACCAGAGGAGCCAGGACAGGAATGCCTACAAGGTGGTGCGCATCCTGAGGTCGTGGAAGGA GTCTGTACGAACGCAGGCAAATGGCATCGTGTTCTCCACGGAGCTGCAGCTCGGCCGAACCAGGTGTGGGAAATTTGACGAAGACATTGACAACTGTCCATTTCAAGCAAGTCCAGACGGGAACAAT ACCATCACCTGCTTCTTTACAATCGACACTGAACCCTGGAGAACAAAGTTTCAACTCTTGAACAACACCTGCTCGGAAGGCTCCCCTGACTGA